Proteins encoded by one window of Lactobacillus paragasseri:
- a CDS encoding glycosyltransferase family 4 protein, producing MNIGLFTDTYFPQLSGVATSIQTLKNALEKNGHSVFIFTTTDPHLGKGTIEPNVFRVSSVPFVSFTDRRIAFRGLFQATKIAKEVKLDIVHTQTEFSMGMIGKYVAHSLSIPAIHTYHTMYEDYLHYVLNGHLLKPYHVKQFTKAYLHNMDGVVAPSERVKETLTRYGVTIPMRIIPTGVDLTAINENPRRDVRKELGIDSNEKVILTLSRVAAEKKIDQILDVLPTVLESEPNVKFVIAGDGPDVQPLKDQVARLSLEDYVIFAGSVEHSDVGNYYRMADLFVSASDTETQGLTYIEALAAGTKCVVYSTDYTEHVFDNKELGSTFTTKNEMTNEIIDYLKANHFTIPKNLKEKKLIDVSADTFAHKIEDFYQEAIQNKQKTEVNYD from the coding sequence ATGAATATTGGGCTATTTACCGATACTTATTTTCCTCAGCTTTCTGGGGTAGCAACTTCAATCCAAACATTGAAGAATGCTCTTGAAAAAAATGGACACTCTGTCTTTATTTTTACTACAACAGATCCTCATTTGGGTAAAGGAACTATTGAACCTAATGTTTTTAGAGTTAGTAGCGTTCCTTTTGTTTCTTTTACTGATAGGAGAATAGCGTTTCGAGGACTTTTTCAAGCTACCAAAATCGCTAAGGAAGTAAAGCTTGATATTGTTCATACACAAACAGAATTTTCAATGGGGATGATTGGAAAATATGTTGCACATTCTTTAAGTATTCCCGCTATTCATACGTACCATACTATGTACGAAGATTATTTGCACTACGTTTTAAATGGACATTTACTGAAGCCATATCATGTAAAACAATTTACCAAAGCTTATTTGCATAATATGGATGGAGTAGTTGCTCCCAGTGAACGCGTTAAAGAAACTTTAACACGATATGGAGTTACCATACCTATGCGAATAATTCCGACGGGGGTAGATTTGACTGCTATTAATGAAAATCCACGACGAGATGTAAGGAAAGAATTAGGAATAGATTCGAATGAGAAAGTTATTCTTACTCTGAGTCGTGTAGCTGCGGAAAAGAAAATAGATCAAATTCTGGATGTTTTGCCCACAGTTTTAGAAAGTGAACCAAATGTAAAATTTGTAATTGCTGGGGATGGCCCAGATGTGCAGCCTTTAAAAGATCAAGTTGCTAGACTTTCGTTAGAGGACTATGTTATTTTCGCTGGTAGTGTTGAGCACAGTGACGTAGGAAATTATTATAGAATGGCAGATTTATTTGTATCAGCTAGCGATACTGAAACGCAGGGCTTGACATATATTGAGGCTCTAGCTGCTGGTACTAAATGCGTTGTCTATAGTACTGATTATACTGAGCATGTTTTTGATAATAAGGAGCTTGGGAGTACATTCACAACAAAAAATGAAATGACGAATGAAATCATTGATTATTTAAAAGCAAATCACTTCACTATTCCTAAAAATCTAAAAGAGAAAAAGTTAATAGACGTGTCAGCAGATACGTTTGCACATAAAATAGAAGATTTTTATCAAGAAGCAATTCAAAATAAACAAAAGACTGAGGTAAATTATGATTAG
- a CDS encoding GNAT family N-acetyltransferase: MLESKRIILRKIETNDAPTLLKWGQDSVYHKSAGYQYLEDLSAAQKSIGQYRERPYSYGIVLKESGRLIGLVELYERGLDEYNGLLMTKDLGFLLDKNYWHRGLMTEALQLIINFAFEKLHQNQIWAGTFVSNENSQRLLKKLGFRYVYTTDYSMVSSLFNYQEKYYLLTPQDWHDIMQINMKS; encoded by the coding sequence ATGCTTGAAAGTAAACGAATTATTTTAAGAAAAATTGAGACAAATGATGCGCCCACCTTACTCAAGTGGGGTCAAGATAGTGTGTATCATAAAAGCGCTGGTTATCAATATCTGGAAGATTTAAGTGCTGCTCAAAAAAGCATTGGTCAATATAGGGAAAGGCCCTATAGTTACGGAATAGTATTGAAAGAAAGTGGCCGCTTAATAGGATTAGTTGAATTATATGAACGTGGATTAGATGAATATAATGGCTTATTGATGACAAAAGACTTAGGTTTTTTATTAGATAAAAATTATTGGCATCGAGGATTAATGACAGAGGCTTTGCAGCTAATAATCAATTTTGCTTTTGAAAAATTGCACCAAAATCAAATTTGGGCCGGGACTTTTGTTTCTAATGAAAACTCACAAAGATTACTAAAAAAATTAGGTTTTAGATATGTTTATACAACTGATTATTCAATGGTTTCTTCGCTTTTTAATTATCAAGAAAAATATTATTTGTTAACACCACAGGATTGGCATGATATAATGCAGATAAACATGAAATCCTAA
- the serS gene encoding serine--tRNA ligase, translated as MLDIKVIRENLDWSKKKLATRGIKPEELDKLVAIDKERREALTKSEQLKQKRNEVSDQIAQAKRNKEDASDAIKAMREVGKEIKDLDKEVEDLTQKQKYILLRLPNFPADSDPIGPDESYNEEVRKWNEPTKFDFEPKPHWEIGTELNILDWDTAAKVSGARFVYYKGAGALLERAVSNFFLDENTKDGYTEVIPPYLVNDASMQGTGQFPKFTEDVYTIVDNDDPDKPRDLTLIPTAEVPLVNYFRGKILDAKQLPINVTAFSPAFRSEAGSAGRDTRGLIRMHEFRKVEMVKIVDEDSSWDELEKLTHNAEHLLQKLGLPYHVVALSTGDASFTSAKTYDLEVWMPAQDKYREISSCSNCTDFQARRSLIRYRDENGKLHLAHTLNGSGLAVGRTVAAILENYQNEDGTVDVPEALQPYMHGMKVITKEPKFGE; from the coding sequence ATGTTAGACATAAAGGTAATTCGAGAGAATTTAGACTGGTCAAAGAAGAAATTAGCTACACGTGGAATAAAGCCAGAAGAACTAGATAAATTAGTGGCTATTGATAAAGAAAGACGTGAAGCTTTAACTAAAAGTGAGCAATTAAAGCAAAAGCGTAATGAAGTATCCGATCAAATTGCGCAAGCTAAGCGTAATAAAGAAGACGCAAGTGATGCTATTAAGGCAATGCGTGAAGTTGGAAAAGAAATTAAGGATTTAGATAAAGAAGTAGAAGACCTTACCCAAAAACAAAAGTATATTTTACTTCGTTTACCTAACTTCCCAGCAGATTCAGATCCTATTGGACCAGATGAAAGCTATAACGAAGAAGTTCGTAAATGGAATGAACCAACTAAGTTTGATTTTGAACCAAAGCCTCACTGGGAAATTGGTACTGAATTAAATATCTTAGACTGGGATACTGCTGCTAAAGTTTCAGGTGCTCGTTTTGTTTACTATAAAGGTGCAGGTGCATTACTTGAACGTGCAGTTTCAAATTTCTTCTTAGATGAAAATACTAAAGATGGTTATACTGAAGTGATTCCACCATATTTAGTAAATGATGCTTCTATGCAAGGAACTGGTCAATTTCCTAAATTTACCGAGGATGTTTATACCATTGTTGATAATGATGATCCTGACAAGCCACGTGATCTAACTTTGATTCCAACTGCAGAGGTTCCATTAGTTAACTACTTCCGCGGTAAGATTTTAGATGCAAAGCAATTACCAATTAATGTTACTGCATTCTCTCCTGCGTTTAGAAGTGAAGCGGGATCTGCAGGACGTGATACGCGTGGATTAATTAGAATGCACGAATTTAGAAAAGTTGAAATGGTAAAAATTGTTGATGAAGACAGTTCGTGGGATGAATTGGAAAAATTAACGCATAATGCTGAACATTTACTTCAAAAGCTCGGCTTACCATATCATGTTGTTGCTCTTTCAACTGGGGATGCAAGTTTTACTAGTGCTAAAACTTATGACCTTGAAGTATGGATGCCAGCTCAAGATAAATATCGTGAAATTTCAAGCTGTTCAAACTGTACGGATTTCCAAGCTCGTCGTAGCTTAATTCGTTATCGTGATGAAAATGGAAAGCTTCATCTTGCTCATACTTTGAATGGATCAGGTTTAGCTGTAGGTAGAACTGTAGCAGCTATTTTAGAAAATTATCAAAATGAAGATGGAACTGTAGATGTACCTGAAGCATTACAACCATACATGCATGGTATGAAAGTAATTACTAAAGAACCAAAATTTGGTGAATAA
- a CDS encoding glycosyltransferase family 4 protein translates to MIRINMFSQADSVQGQGVGSAYKELIRLLRTRLVDEFYVTINKYGTSDLTHYHTINPTYFANSFLPSRGRKIGYVHFLPETLEGSVKLPEPVKSIFYKYVIDFYKRMDQIVVVNPIFIDKLVKYGINEKKVKYIPNFVAKSEFYEQSQVQKNAFRNKLNIPLDKFVIVGDGQVQERKGVDDFVKLAEANPSIQFIWAGGFSFGKMTDGYAHFKKLIDNPPKNLKFTGIVPREELVSYLNIADLFLLPSFDELFPMSVLEAFSCNTPVLLRDLDLYQAIIDGYYMKGRNFEELNSQIKSVVSNPEKLKKYQKLSAEASQEYSEDHLAKIWYDFYMEQYEIGRKLGQIK, encoded by the coding sequence ATGATTAGAATTAATATGTTTTCTCAAGCTGACTCTGTTCAAGGTCAAGGCGTGGGATCAGCGTATAAAGAGCTAATTCGTTTACTTAGAACAAGATTAGTAGATGAATTTTATGTAACTATCAATAAATATGGAACAAGTGATTTAACACATTATCATACAATTAATCCTACATATTTTGCTAACAGTTTTTTGCCTAGTCGAGGTAGGAAAATTGGATATGTACATTTTTTACCGGAAACCTTAGAAGGTTCTGTTAAATTACCCGAGCCTGTAAAAAGTATTTTTTATAAATATGTAATCGATTTTTATAAAAGGATGGATCAAATAGTAGTAGTTAATCCAATTTTTATTGATAAACTAGTAAAATACGGTATTAATGAAAAAAAGGTAAAATATATACCTAATTTTGTAGCTAAAAGTGAATTTTATGAGCAAAGTCAAGTTCAAAAAAATGCATTTAGAAATAAATTGAATATTCCTTTGGATAAGTTTGTAATTGTCGGAGATGGACAAGTTCAAGAAAGAAAAGGCGTAGATGATTTCGTTAAATTAGCCGAAGCAAATCCAAGTATTCAATTTATTTGGGCTGGTGGCTTTTCATTTGGAAAAATGACGGATGGATATGCACACTTTAAGAAATTAATTGATAATCCACCTAAGAATTTAAAATTTACAGGAATTGTGCCACGAGAAGAATTAGTCAGTTATTTAAATATTGCTGACTTATTCTTATTGCCATCTTTCGATGAACTGTTTCCAATGTCTGTTTTAGAGGCATTTTCATGTAATACTCCTGTATTATTGCGTGACTTGGACTTATATCAAGCTATTATTGATGGATATTATATGAAAGGTAGAAATTTTGAAGAGTTAAATTCTCAAATTAAATCTGTAGTATCCAATCCCGAAAAATTGAAAAAATATCAAAAATTGTCTGCTGAAGCAAGTCAAGAGTATTCAGAAGACCATCTCGCTAAAATCTGGTATGACTTTTATATGGAGCAGTATGAAATTGGTAGAAAGTTAGGGCAAATTAAGTAA
- a CDS encoding lysylphosphatidylglycerol synthase transmembrane domain-containing protein, whose product MNKKHFIGMLIVLLISGFVIWQELRKTPVKALWGASKKLNINFLLLVLLVMVLSYACEAAIIWILEHKKGEPHRSAWSFFRIPIIQALFNAITPLSTGGQPSQLVAMIQMGIEGGRATSILLMKFIIYQICVLFAYVSTIIFGFHMVITKFSGLALFILIGFILHVSSIIFLLAIMFAYRWTKSATNWLMNLLERFMNKNTVEKWRKNTMEKIETFYAEGQNLKREKKKLLGASILTIGQLLCFYSIPYLILLALNLTPSWLEVTQMNIMIIMFMAIVPIPGASGGAEFSFQTLFTTFIHSNILLTLGMFLWRFTTYFFGMILGIFGWLFKPKKIRSH is encoded by the coding sequence ATGAACAAAAAACATTTTATTGGAATGCTAATTGTTCTTCTAATTAGTGGTTTCGTTATTTGGCAAGAACTAAGAAAAACGCCAGTTAAAGCATTATGGGGAGCTAGCAAGAAATTAAATATAAACTTTTTATTACTAGTTCTTTTGGTAATGGTTTTATCTTATGCCTGTGAAGCTGCAATTATTTGGATTTTAGAACATAAAAAAGGAGAGCCTCATCGCTCCGCATGGTCTTTTTTCAGAATTCCAATTATTCAAGCACTTTTTAATGCCATAACACCTTTATCTACTGGGGGTCAGCCTTCACAATTAGTAGCAATGATTCAAATGGGAATAGAAGGTGGCCGTGCTACTTCAATTTTATTGATGAAATTTATTATTTATCAGATTTGTGTTTTGTTTGCTTATGTTTCAACAATTATTTTTGGTTTCCATATGGTGATAACCAAGTTTTCAGGGTTAGCATTGTTTATCTTAATTGGTTTTATTCTTCATGTTAGTTCAATAATATTTTTATTAGCTATTATGTTTGCTTACCGCTGGACAAAAAGCGCGACTAATTGGCTGATGAATCTATTAGAAAGATTCATGAACAAAAATACTGTTGAAAAATGGCGTAAAAATACTATGGAAAAAATTGAAACTTTTTATGCAGAAGGTCAAAATTTAAAACGCGAAAAGAAAAAATTACTTGGTGCAAGTATTTTGACTATTGGACAATTGCTGTGCTTTTATTCAATTCCATATTTAATTCTGTTAGCTTTAAATTTAACGCCTTCTTGGTTAGAAGTGACACAGATGAATATCATGATTATTATGTTTATGGCAATTGTTCCAATTCCAGGTGCGTCAGGTGGAGCTGAATTTAGCTTTCAGACTTTATTTACTACCTTTATTCATTCAAATATATTATTAACCTTAGGGATGTTTTTGTGGCGCTTTACCACTTACTTTTTTGGAATGATTCTAGGAATATTTGGTTGGTTGTTTAAGCCAAAGAAAATAAGAAGTCATTAA
- a CDS encoding LTA synthase family protein → MGRLKASYNWLTKTKLGFFTVVVVFFWVKTYLTYITKFNLGVVGPMQKFLLLINPLPTAMLLIGIGLFFKGRKSYWIMVIIDFLLSLWLFSNILYYREFSDFLSTSIIKTSGSTSDNLGKSIAGITKGTDFLVFLDVVIIVLLIAFKVFKIDVRRLKLKISLLIEGLAVVLIGTNLTMAQKDRPGLLTRTFDNNYIVKYLGLNSFAVYDGVKTAQSNAIMAKANHSDLKTVQSYIKKNYIAPNPEYYGVAKNKNVLVIHLESFQQFLIDYKWHGKEVTPNLNKLYHANDTISFDNFFNQVGQGKTSDAEMMLENSIFGLQSGSAMSSYGTSNTFESAPAILGQQAGYTSAVMHGGAGSFWNRDNAYKSFGYDYFMPLSYYQNKKGYYLGYGIKDKLFFDQSIKYIEHLPQPFYLKMITVTNHYPYDLDKKNQSIDKTDTGDKTVDGYVQTAHYLDEAIGELMSYLKKSGLEKNTLIMLYGDHYGISGNHHKASAQLLNKDSFNNFDNLQFQRVPLMFHMPGLKGGINHTYGGEIDVRPTLFNLLGINDQNMIQFGHSLLAKNAPQIVAQRNGDFITPKYSKVEGSYYYTKSGKRVTHPSKKVKAQLASISNTVTTELSLSDRVITGNLLRFYKPNGFKYVKRKNYSYKKTDSLKRLKKAEKKSKNSVWYQNGKKSTQSDFKTDAPELKK, encoded by the coding sequence ATGGGACGCCTAAAAGCATCATATAATTGGCTAACTAAAACTAAATTAGGCTTTTTTACTGTAGTTGTTGTATTTTTCTGGGTTAAAACATATTTAACTTACATAACTAAGTTTAATCTAGGAGTAGTGGGCCCAATGCAGAAGTTTTTGCTATTGATTAATCCACTACCAACAGCCATGCTATTAATTGGAATCGGATTATTTTTTAAGGGTAGAAAGTCATATTGGATTATGGTCATAATTGATTTCCTATTGTCTTTGTGGCTATTTTCGAATATTTTGTATTATCGAGAATTTTCTGATTTCTTATCTACATCCATTATTAAAACTTCAGGATCTACGTCAGATAATTTGGGAAAGAGTATTGCTGGAATTACTAAAGGTACTGATTTTTTAGTATTTTTGGATGTAGTTATTATTGTTTTATTAATAGCTTTTAAAGTTTTTAAAATTGATGTTCGTCGTTTAAAGCTAAAGATATCTCTTCTAATTGAAGGGTTAGCTGTAGTATTGATTGGAACAAATCTAACTATGGCGCAAAAAGACAGACCTGGTTTGCTCACAAGGACTTTTGATAATAATTATATTGTCAAATATCTAGGTTTAAATTCTTTTGCTGTTTATGATGGTGTAAAAACAGCTCAAAGTAATGCGATTATGGCAAAAGCAAATCATAGTGACTTAAAAACTGTTCAATCTTATATTAAGAAGAACTATATTGCTCCGAACCCTGAATATTATGGTGTAGCTAAAAATAAAAATGTGTTGGTTATTCATTTAGAAAGTTTCCAGCAGTTTTTAATTGATTATAAGTGGCACGGAAAAGAAGTTACTCCTAACTTAAATAAGCTATATCATGCAAATGATACAATTAGCTTCGATAATTTCTTTAATCAAGTAGGTCAAGGGAAAACATCAGATGCTGAAATGATGCTAGAAAATTCTATTTTTGGCTTACAATCAGGTTCAGCAATGTCAAGTTATGGAACGTCCAATACTTTTGAAAGTGCTCCAGCTATCTTAGGGCAACAAGCTGGTTATACGAGTGCGGTTATGCACGGTGGTGCAGGATCATTCTGGAATCGTGATAATGCTTATAAATCCTTTGGGTATGATTACTTTATGCCTTTATCTTATTATCAAAATAAGAAGGGGTATTATTTAGGGTATGGAATTAAAGATAAGCTCTTTTTTGATCAATCTATTAAGTACATAGAACATTTACCGCAACCATTTTATTTGAAGATGATTACTGTAACCAATCACTATCCGTATGATTTAGATAAGAAAAATCAGTCAATTGATAAAACAGATACTGGTGATAAAACAGTAGATGGGTATGTACAAACGGCCCACTATCTTGATGAAGCTATTGGAGAGCTTATGAGTTATCTTAAAAAGTCAGGATTGGAGAAGAATACTCTAATCATGCTGTATGGTGATCATTATGGAATTTCAGGAAATCACCATAAGGCTTCAGCACAATTGCTGAACAAAGATAGCTTTAATAATTTTGATAACTTACAATTTCAGCGTGTGCCTTTGATGTTCCATATGCCAGGACTTAAGGGTGGCATTAATCATACATATGGCGGAGAGATTGATGTTAGACCAACTTTATTTAACTTGTTGGGTATCAATGATCAGAATATGATTCAATTTGGACATAGTCTTTTAGCAAAAAATGCTCCACAAATTGTTGCTCAAAGAAATGGTGACTTTATTACGCCAAAATATAGTAAGGTGGAAGGAAGTTATTATTATACTAAATCGGGTAAGCGTGTAACTCATCCAAGTAAGAAGGTAAAAGCACAATTAGCTTCAATTTCTAATACGGTAACAACCGAGCTATCGCTGTCTGATCGAGTAATTACCGGTAATTTGCTTCGTTTCTATAAGCCGAATGGATTTAAATATGTAAAGAGAAAGAATTATTCTTATAAAAAGACAGACTCTTTGAAGAGACTGAAAAAGGCGGAAAAGAAGAGTAAAAACAGCGTATGGTATCAAAATGGTAAGAAGTCCACACAAAGTGACTTTAAGACGGATGCTCCAGAATTGAAAAAATAG